The genome window caaaatgtttgaaatcttgccattttcatccagctcgttaacttcattcatttttctCCGTTATGTGAGGGGGGATttcatcttttttgttaacttaaagggcaatccGGTCTTTTTAAGGGGTGTTTGGTCTTTTTACATACAGTGAAAAAGAGCGagttgccctttaagttaacaaaaaagacggaaatacccctgacttaatgaagaaaaatggatggagttaacgagccggatgaaaatggcaagatttcaaaccttttggatccgaatgcggaaaaacaaacctttggacggaaGTCGTataactggccaaacctcagggacgaaaatgacattttactcttttcgTTTTATGGGTGTTTGAATGTGAGTTTTGGAAGTGATTGCGTGATTTTAAATAATTAGAATCAGAAAATCGGTTGTAACAAACGGACTGTAAAAACTGATTATCCAAAACTAATGTTTTCAACTTTACTGATTGCGTCTCTTATAGGCACTGGATTTTCAGAAGCCATGCTTGAAGAGCGGTCCAAGAGTCTTAGTCTTAAAGTGATCCCAAAACCGAAGGTTCGATGCTAATTTTGattattaataatttaatatCCAGGCATCCTATTAAGTTATATTATATATGCTAATTTTGATGTCTAAATACCAGCAGTCATACTATCGATATTCAGATACCATAAATCCAGATGTGTGGTTTGAGGCATCTGAGGTAATTAATCTTTAGCATTtcataaactttttttttttttttcgtttcttTTTAAAGTATTTAATGTGTCGCACAAAACATTTGTGGATCATTCAGGTTTGGGAGGTTAAAGCTGCAGACTTGACCATCAGCCCGGTTTATTGTGCTGCACTCGGTGCAGTTGATCCTAATAAggtttatttaaaatttaaatttgtaTATTCTAAGATTTAATATATCATTGTTACTAATGTATATACTTACGGTTATTATTTTAAGGGTATTTCACTACGATTTCCACGTTTACTTCGTGTTCGAGAAGACAAGGGCCCCGAGGAAGCTTCATCTTCAGAAATGGTGAGAAACAGAAaccatctatttttttttttccttattttgTGTTCACAAATCGTGCGTGTTTGATTTTATGGAGTTAGAAGTGAAGTCTAATTACGGATCGTGAGTTTATGTTTGCTTGCATGCAGGTTGCTGACATGTATAATGCTCAGAAGCATACCCAAAATAACAATCAAAATGATAATGAAGATGAATGAAGTCAAGTTGATGGGAATGGCCCTTTAATAATTTTCTTTTCTGTTTATGTAAATACTTATAAGAAAAGTGATTTTGTATTCTTTCTGCcgtaaaattttggattttcggTGACTAAAATTTAAAATGATTTTTGAAAGAAAGATAAGGAGCCttaaattttgaaatttgaacttTTGTGCCATATTTGCATTTTTTGAATATAATTTTTAGTTAACAATTGCTAAAACACTTTATTTTGCGGGTTTGAGCTCGGGCAGAAGTAGTGATTGTTAGACTAATCTTGTGTTCAGATTATAAGTGACAGACTTATAAAGCTTGGGTAAAAAGTGACTGAGTTACAAACTTAGGGTTTTTTAGATAGTTTTTTTAATTCTAGTTTGAATCAAATAGGTTTCATGTTTGTTAAGTTTGTTAGGCTTATAAATAGAAGGATTATTTGTAACCTAATTATACCAATTAATAATACGAGACAAGTTTTGATTCGTTCTTTTCCTTACATTCTTTGTTATTCAATTCTAATAATGATGAATGGTAACCTGTTAATCGTATGACTGGTCAAATTTTCTATTAATATAAGCATGTAACATAGCGCGCTTTTGAATATACCTTCGCCTAGAAAGGAAATAACTAAAGAAAGCCACCAccaagggtatgtttggcaaaagtagctggtagCTGTAAGCTGAAAGCTGGTGGCTGGAAACTGGTAGCTGTAGCAGGTAGCTAGTAGCtatagctttttagatatatttggtgtttggtagagtagctggggcttttaataaaatgtataaaatgaccaaaatggacataactaaaaatttagaaagttggtgcattaaaaagttccttatttttagaggttaaaatagtcattttttcctaaaagcttgtagctccttctaaacgctactactaggagcgttcaaccaaaagcttcaagctcctaacctaaaagcttaaagctacttcaaccaaacaagactttttatttagtaggagctttttcttaaaaacttaaagctagaagcttctaaaagctctatgccaaacaTACCCCAAGTGTTAATCATTGTTATTCTTTTCTAGAACCTAATGATCTTTGTTGAGATGTATTGGACTTATATTGTTTCTCTAATTCATTCAGTGGGTATTTATTTGGGCTCTTATTTACTGGGCTCCTGTTGACTGGGCCTGTTCAGGTTGTTACTGGCCTGTTGAGGTTGTTACTGTGCAAGATATTTTGTTGCAACTTGTTGTAACTGATTATGGGCTATTTGTGACATTGTTATAAGTGCAAGGGTTGAAAGTGTTTATATTGAGGGGCTCCGGTTGTTACATCATATCCTTGAGGACTAAAGTGTAACATCTATTGTTACATCATATATAAGCTGATTGTCTTGTTAGGGTTTCATTATTCGAgactcttctctttctctcttgtTACGCAGACTTGTGGATCGCTCAGTTCTTCAAGTTTGGATTGCTGCTGTTGAAGATCTGTTCCAGATCAGTTTTAGTTGTATTTTCTGTTGTTAGATCCTGTGGATCTCAGTTGTTTTGGTTGTATCGTTCTAGTTAATCAACTGATTTATCATCAGTTGATTATCTGTTCTTGTATTGTTCATAGATCTTATGTTTTGTAAGATCAAGGGTGGTTTGGGTGTTTTCTGGGTTGGCTAAATAATAAAATTTTGTGTCACCGTTTTATCGCTATTTCTGGTGTTATTGTTGTTGGTTGTTCTTGTGTACACCTGTTTATACcatttttacatggtatcagagcttcatcGCTCCTGATCTGTTATTTCCGctgtttgattttgattttttgttgttgttgtttgtgtTTAGGTTCTTCCCTggtgttctagggtttggatCGGCTTGATCTTGGGAATATTAGTTCAGATCTGTTCACTGAAACCCTATCTTAGGGTTTCTTGGGTTGTGTGAGGGCTCGTTTACTGCTGGTGTTCATACTGCGTTGGTCTCTAAAACCCTTGAAGGTTTTAGGGCAAACTAACCTGTGTGACACTTGGTTTTCTGCATATCAGGTTTAGTAGTTCTTGAAAACTACGAATCTGATATATATTCAAGAAATTGCACCCTCTGTAAGATCGTTCTATCCTATCTTGTTTTTTCTGTTGTTGgatagttgaagtcggggtagtgaggaccggcacatatttgtattgtttgtttgtttttggtTGGTTGTTGTTAGCTATTGTTCTGCGATTAGGGTTCGGCTCCTGAGTAAAGGCTTGTCCAGGCACCtttgagtgatgaacctggaatctggtcCCTGACTCAGTTTCGCCttagttgtttgattgtttggttCTTTGTGTGTTTTCTCTTGATAACCTGCTGTTGTCTGTTTGTATATTTGGTGTCTATTTGTTGTTGTCATTATGCCTGATACTGCTCCTAGTACTTCTCAGACATTGATTAGTAAATTGGATATAGGAGATCCGTTGTACTTACATCCTAGTGACTCCAGTAGTTTAACCATTGTTAGTATTAAACTCAAAGGAACTGAGAATTATGCTGTATGGTCTAGTGCCATGAAATTGGCTTTAGAAGCTAAAAACAAGTATGGGTTTATAGATGGTAAAGTTGAAAAATCTAAAGATGATGAAGTTTTGGCAGCCCAATGGGATAGATGCAATTCTGTTGTACTTACTTGGTTATTAAATTCTATTTCAGAAGAACTATTTCTTGGTCAAGTTTTTTCTAAACTAGCTTCTGAAGTTTGGACTGATTTAAAAGAATCCTTTGATAAGATTGATGGTTCTGTTGTATATGATctgtataaaaaaataaactgtATTTCACAAAATGGTACTACTGTTGCAGAATATTATAACAGGTTGACaacaatgtggaagcagtttgatgcaaTGCTTCAACTGCCTTCATGTTCTTGTCAAGCTGCTAAGGATTACAATGATTTTTCAGCTCTTATAAAATTAATGCAGTTTCTCATGGGGCTTGATGATGTGTATCAGCCTGTGAGAACCAATATTTTGACAAGAGAATCATTTCCATCAGTTAAAGTGGCTTTCTCTATTGTATCTAGAGAAGAGTCACACAGGCTTTCTAGTAATGGAACTAAAAGTCAGAATGTGTCATTTGTCTCTAAGGCTAGCCAAAGTTTTGATAATAAGAAAAGATCAACAAGAGGACCTAACAATCTTAAATGTTCTCACTGTAATATGTTAGGTCATACTATAGACAGATGTTTTGAAATTATTGGTTATCCATCAGGGTTTAGAagaagaaataataataatactaataataactCTTCTAATAGAGTTAATTCCACTagtgttaataataataataataataataataataataataataataagtctAATTCTTCTGTTGGTAAATCTGCTGTTTCTTCTATGTCTGGATTGCCATTTACTTCTGAGCAGATTACCAAGTTGTTAAATCTTGTTGGTGAGAATTCAGGGTCAGAGTCACAGAATCCTAATATAGGAGGTGAGTGCTTTAATGTGTCTAATTTTGTGAGTTGTTCAAGTTCCAATGTGTTTAACAATAGTCTTGTATGGATTGTTGACTCAGGGGCGAGTCAACATATGGTTAAGTCTGATAAACATTTGATAAATAGTATTGATGTTTCTGAATTTAACATTACTGTTAGTCATCCTAATGGAACAAAGGTTAAAGTGTTGAAAATTGGTAACCTTAAGCTAACTGAAGGTGTTATTTTACAAGATGTTTTCTATGTTCCAGACTATTGTGTGAATTTGTTGTCTGTCTACAAGTTAGCTAAGGATAATTGTGTGTCTGTTGTGTTTAATGAGGAGTGTTGTTTACTTCAGGATTCCAAGTCAAAGAAAGTCCTGATGAGTGGTAGGCAAGATAGTGGGCTGTATGTTGTAGGAAATAATGGTAATTTTTCTTATGCTTGTTTCAATAGTTCTGTGAAGTCTGTCACATGGCATTCTAGGTTAGGGCACCCCTCTGATCAAGTCTTGGCTGTGTTAAAACAACATCTTAAATTAAATTCAAGTGATCATAGTCCTTGTGATATTTGTCATAGGGCTAAACAAGTTAGGGTCCCATTTCCTCTAAGTGAGCATAAAACCAAATGTGTAGGTGACTTAGTACATCTGGACTTGTGGGGTCCATACAAAGTCACAAGTTATGAAGGTTTTAAGTATTTTTTGACAattgttgatgatttttccagGTCTGTATGGTGCTATTTTATGGCAAGTAAAACTGAAGTTTTTGAGAATTTAAAAGGGTTTTATGAATTGATCTTAACTCAGTTTAAGAAAAGAATTAAAGTGTTCCGAAGTGATAATGGGACTGAGTTTGTTAATAATAAcataaatatgttttgtaaaaataatggAATTTTACATCAAACCACATGTTCCTATACACCACAGCAAAATGGTGTGGTGGAAAGGAAACATAGGCATCTCTTAAACACAGCTAGGGCATTGATGTTTCAGAGTGGTGTACCTTTAAAGTTTTGGCCAGATTGTGTTCTAACTGCTGTATACCTGATTAACAGGTTACCCTCTTCTGTGTTGAATAGTAGGAGTCCTTTTGAGgttatgtttggttttaaaccctcTTTGTCTCATCTAAGGAACTTTGGATGTTTGTGTTTCAGTACTGTTTTAAATGAACCTGATAAGTTTGCATttcatgcagacaagtgtgtttTTCTTGGTTATTCTAACATAAAAAAAGGGTATAAAGTGTGGAGTTTAGACAAtaagaaaatttatttttctaGAGATGTGAAATTCTATGAAAATATATACCCTTTTAAACTTAAAACAATTGGTAATcaagaaaaagtttttgaattGAATCTGAATCATTTAAATTTTTTTGATCTTATAACATCTGAAGTTCCTAACAtgcccaatgatgaagagggtacaagtGGTGCACATGGTCCTGTTAGTGATGATCAGCAACCACTGTCGCCCTCTACATCAGCCCCTGTTTCTGGAGTTGAGCCTGGACAACAAACAGAACAGGCTGGCAGTAGTGGTGTAGGTAACAGTGGTAGGGCAGAGGACACTTCAGGATCACATGGTGACACTGTCCAATCTGAGGGCACACCATGTGTTAGACGTTCTTCTAGAAATGTTTCTATGCCTAAAAGGTTTGATGAGTATGTTGTTGAAGGGAGGGTTAAGTATGGTATAGAAAAGTCTGTGAATTACTCTAACTTGTCTGTTGAAAACATGTGCTTTGTGTCTAACCTGAATAAAACAATTGAACCTACTAGTTTTAATGAAGCCGTGAAAGACCCTAGGTGGGTTGAAGCTATGAATAAAGAAATGGAAGCattgtataaaaatggtacatgGACATTGGTTGATTTGCCTAAAGATAGAAAAGCAATAGGGTGTAAATGGATATACAAGATAAAGTATAAGTCTAATGGTGAGATTGAGAGATTCAAAGCTAGATTAGTTGCTAAAGGTTTTAGTCAACGTGAAGGTCTAGACTTTGGAGAAACTTTTTCTCCAGTTGTAAAAATGGTAACCATTAGATGTGTTTTAAGCTTAGCTGTTAAAAATAAATGGCAAATATATCAAATGGATGTTAATAATGCGTTTCTTTATGGGTCTATTTCTGAAGATGTGTATATGAAACTCCCACCTGGTTACTTTCCTGAAAATGAGACTCGTGTGTGCAAGTTAATTAAGTCTTTATATGGGCTTAAACAAGCCCCAAGGAAGTGGAATGAAAAATTGAATGACGTGTTGCTTAAAATGGGGTTTATTCAGAGTGTATGTGACCATTCTATGTATGTTATGTCTGTGAAGTCTGTGTTTGTTGTGTTACTTGTCTATGTTGACGATATAATTGTTACGGGTAATTCTGAGGTTGATATTATGAGAGTTAAAGCTGTTTTGAGTGACAATTTCCAGATAAAAGACTTGGGTATTTTAAAGTATTTTCTGGGAATTGAAGTGTTGTATGTTGATTATGGTATTTGTTTGAATCAACGTAAATATTGCTTAGAGTTACTTAGTGAATTTGGATATTTAGGTGTTAAGCCGGTTAACACACCTATAGAGCAAAGTCATATTATTAGTAATAAGTTAAGTCAAAATCAGTCTATGGTTAAAGATGTTACTGGATTTCAGAAACTGATTGGCAAACTATTATATTTGTCTATAACTAGGCCTGATATAAGTTATCCAGTTCAGTTTCTAAGCCAGTTCATGCATTCTCCACAGGAATGCCATTTACAAATTGCATTACGGTTACTCAAGTATTTGAAACAATCCCCTGGGAAAGGGATTGTGTTTAAAAAGGAAAATGACTTTGTTTTGAAAGGGTATGTCGATTCAGACTGGGCCAAGTGTTTAACGTCTAGAAAGTCTGTGACTGGGTTTGGTATATTTCTGGGTAATTCTCTTGTGTCCTGGAAGTCGAAAAAACAGAGTGTTGTTGCTAGGTCTACCGCTGAAGCGGAGTATAGAGCTATGTGTTCTGCTTGTTGTGAAGTTATGTGGATTTTAAATCTGTTAAAAGAGTTATATGTTGAGTGTAGTTTACCTGTGAATTTGTTTTGTGATAGTCAGTCTGCTATCTCTATTGCGTTTAATCCTGTGTTTCATGAACGGACTAAACATTTTGAGCTTGATTTGcattttttgagagaaaaaatTTCAGCTGGGGTTGTTGTTCCAGTTAAGGTAACTTCTGAGCAGCAATTAGCTGATTTGTTTACCAAAGGGTTGAATGGGTCACAACATGACACTTTATGTGAAATGTTGGGCATGTTGGATGTTTTCACTGTATGAATTATGGGGGGATGTTGAGAAGTATTGGACTTATATTGTTTCTCTAATTCATTCAGTGGGTATTTATTTGGGCTCTTATTTACTGGGCTCCTGTTGACTGGGCCTGTTCAGGTTGTTACTGGCCTGTTGAGGTTGTTACTGTGCAATATATTTTGTTGCAACTTGTTGTAACTGATTATGGGCTATTTGTGACATTGTTATAAGTGCAAGGGTTGAAAGTGTTTATATTGAGGGGCTCCGGTTGTTACATCATATCCTTGAGGACTAAAGTATAACATCTATTGTTACATCATATATAAGCTGATTGTCTTGTTAGGGTTTCATTATTCGAgactcttctctttctctcttgtTACGCAGACTTGTGGATCGCTCAGTTCTTCAAGTTTGGATTGCTGCTGTTGAAGATCTGTTCCAGATCAGTTTTAGTTGTATTTTCTGTTGTTAGATCCTGTGGATCTCAGTTGTTTTGGTTGTATCGTTCTAGTTAATCAACTGATTTATCATCAGTTGATTATCTGTTCTTGTATTGTTCATAGATCTTATGTTTTGTAAGATCAAGGGTGGTTTGGGTGTTTTCTGGGTTGGCTAAATAATAAAATTTTGTGTCACCGTTTTATCGCTATTTCTGGTGTTATTGTTGTTGGTTGTTCTTGTGTACACCTGTTTATACCATTTTTACAATCTTTAGTCATGTCAAGTTTTTGTGTCGGATTGCACTATAACTATGCTTTGTAAACCTTGACATTATTTATAAATggtaaaaaaacaataaattaaaaacaaatgACTCTATATTGGATCTTGATTCTGATTCTTGGGTCCCACATTTCCTACCTTCCGGTAGTTGGCACATACATCTTGTCAAATCACCATTAGCATCCAAAGCTTAATTAAATATCATCAATCAACCACCATTCATCATGCATCATCCACCATGCACCATGAACACCCGACGACTAGGATTTATTTTCTGACGACAATCGGGGTTTAACTAAACTTTTTAAGTGAGTGATCGAAATTTTTGCCTAAAATTAAGAGAAAATTACCAATCTAGCCATGAACCAACATCATTTTCAAATATAGCCAGCTGAGGCGTCTCTATGAAGACGTCTCATAGAAACCCGAGCAACTGAAGCGTCTCTTGCAGACGTTTCAAAACATCCAATTAAAAATGGACACGTGGCATTACCTATTCCCACTAAAAATTACAAACGTGTCCCACTAAGATTACATACGTCTCTTTAAAATCTTGATCATGAGTTTCTTGGAAATAAGAGACGTCAGCAATCTTAGTGGGACACGTCTGTAACTTTTAGTGGGAATAGATAACACCACGTGGACATTTTTAAGTGAGCCTTTTTGAAACGTCTGCAAAAGACGTTTCAGTTGCTTGGGTTTCAATGAGGCGTCTTAAATAAAGACGCCTCAGATGACTATATTTGAAAACGATGTTGCTTAATGGCTAGATTGGTAATTTTTCCGAAAATTAATTACACTAATAATGCCCTAGCTATGAATCAATACATCATACATAGCTATGAATCAATACATCATACatgttaattaatattaattCTTTGACATCTACTATCAATAGAAGAATCACAGCCTTCAGGAAAACCTCTTTTCCTGCTAAATTTCCCAACCAAACAGTTAACCGGCAGCATAGCTGGTGGCACCACCGGTGGCGGCGGAATCCGGTAAGCATCTAGCGGCGGCGGAGGGTGGCGCCAATGCGGTAACGGTCCAGCCAGTAAAAGGTTTTGTAACAAAGGCCCTGCTTTCATCACTGCTTCCAAAAACTTCCCCTTTTCAGGCAATGCCTTGATCGAAAACCCGAATCCGTGCTCCGAAAACTGAGTGGGTTCGGTTACAGGCGATGAAACAATGCTTTCTTCACAGTCTGAGGAAGAGAACCCACCAGTGGTATTGTGATCAAGATCATCTTCTATGCTTGATACAGTGGGGTGATGCTGAATGAGCATCTGGTATTGATTCTGAGCTTCGAGTTTTTCGTTTACTGCTGTGTTTAGAAGATGTTTGAGGTGAAGTAACTGGTCATCTTTTTGTTTTAGTTGTTCTTGTGCTTTGTGTCTTGTTGCTTCAAGCTCCATTGTTGTGATCAAAAGAGTTTCTGTAAGCTCCTCCATACTCTGCTTCAATTTAATTTAATCAAAACCATAGTTTTTAATAGCGAGCATAGCGCTCATGTGTCGCTATATAGCTGATAGCAACAAATAGCGGTAAATAGCGagattttttgtaattttttaggatttttttataattttttaggatttttttataattttttggtaaaatatacatataagatatttctaaaattttcttCTGGTGTATCGCTAAACATGAAATAGCGCTCGCTATATCATTGCTATGACTGCGCAACGTGTAGATAGCTTGTCGCTATTCTCCGCTATTCACTATTGACAACTATGATCAAAACCCACAAAAAAGATTTAATATTTAAGCAAAATAATGAAGAAAAATAGATAGAATTTGACCTTTCCATGGCTAAAATATGCCCAATCAAGAAGAAAGTTGGTTTGGTCTTCCATGTATCCTTGCAAATGGTAATGCTGTTGTAGATGAATAATGAAAAGGGGGTGGGTTGAGTTGGGAGTTATAAGGAGTGGTTTGGCACTAGTGACATTTTAAGCTACTGTATCTCTACAGTGTGAATGCGTTGTATATTATTTTAGCTACTGTTTTGAGTCACGTTTGGTACACATTTGATACAACTAGGAGATGTTTGAGATTGTTTATTACTTATATAAAGTATAATGCGTTACGTCACTCATCGAGCAACATACGATTAGAGCCGATAACATTTGGAACTCTAAGCGTATGACCACCgacagtggcggaactagcccaaaaagttaggggtatcctaatttattttttttaggatcaggggtatcctttatataacagaaacgaagttgaggggtatttttacactacggaaatgaagttaaggggtatttttatactacggagacggggttgaggggtagcccgtgctacccctattAAAACTATAAGTCCGCCACTGACCACCGAGCCTTAAATGTTTTGCTAACAGTAAAGAATCTAACAAAAAATACCCCATTGACATACAGACTAACGGATTTGTGGAATAATACCTCGGACCTTAGACACTCCGACACGGTAACATATAACTTGAGCCTTGCACATCTTTTAACAGAACAATTTAAATTGAGTTATGCCGTGTAAATACCCCTCTCCTCGTACAATAGACGGTATTGAATTCTCACTACATGCCATTTACCCCTCTCTCTCTACAAACATAATATTGATTTTTAACTCGAATTTCGTCACAAGAAGACCCTCTTATGATGAATCCGTTATTGTTTGCATGTGTATATAAGCTTAGAAACGGCTTACTTATCTTTGATCTTTGTAGCAACACTTGTTACTAGTGCGATAAAATGATTTGAAATAAGCAACTTATAATTTTGGGTTTTAAATTTCACATAATCAGCCAATGAGTAACTCCATAAGACAACTTGTTATtcttattgttgttgttgttgtatacgATTTtatatatgattatgtgttttaatttattttgaaTTTAGAAGTATAAAAGGCGGTGAAAAAGGACAAAGATGAGAGCAAAAGGGGTCCATTGAAGAGAGTAGGAGCATAAGTAGGTTAGTGGTCTTATCTTTGTCTATATATGTTTAAACCGTAAGTCAAAAATAGATCTTTTTAATAAAGCCATCGAGTTGAAGATGTGATTCACTAATATTACTATATTTAGGATTTGTTAACTCTCATTAATCTTTATAAATATAGTCATTCAAGCTTCAATTTGTGCTACATTATTGCACTTTTAATAACCCCTTACATATACAACCGGTCAAAATCAACTACATTGCCTTATTTGTTATTTTGTGTGTTAGACttgaaaatttatttttattgttaatAATTAAAGTAAAATACAATATACACACCTCACACAAGTAGCATATTTAACACATAAGTATACAAACGTGTATGCGCTTACACACCTTGATCTACTTGATAAAGTAAActaaacactaaacacacaccCCTTTATTTGTTTCTCGTGTAAATTACACACGTCTCACATGCACTCATTGTTCTTCACCATCTCAAGCAACATCCTCATCTTTATTGACGTAAACACACATTTTTTCTTCATACAAGATAAACATACACGTGTCCATTTTCGTCTGTTCTTCACACACATTCAAAACACACACCTCTCACGCACACCTACACCGATTGTTCTTCATTTTCTTGGAACTAAGAATACCTCTAGATCTACATCTCCATTATAGTACTTGAACACATTAACAAATCTTTGCTTACTCC of Helianthus annuus cultivar XRQ/B chromosome 1, HanXRQr2.0-SUNRISE, whole genome shotgun sequence contains these proteins:
- the LOC110875681 gene encoding uncharacterized protein LOC110875681, which encodes MEDQTNFLLDWAYFSHGKSMEELTETLLITTMELEATRHKAQEQLKQKDDQLLHLKHLLNTAVNEKLEAQNQYQMLIQHHPTVSSIEDDLDHNTTGGFSSSDCEESIVSSPVTEPTQFSEHGFGFSIKALPEKGKFLEAVMKAGPLLQNLLLAGPLPHWRHPPPPLDAYRIPPPPVVPPAMLPVNCLVGKFSRKRGFPEGCDSSIDSRCQRININ